A DNA window from Thermosynechococcaceae cyanobacterium Okahandja contains the following coding sequences:
- the minC gene encoding septum site-determining protein MinC, with protein sequence MPEVLMEDMALPPASEPEGSAVAESAELLDPSDSLEATPEIGLEYTPDGMKLTLPEHLEWVDLWPQLQVCLEAQEQLWSGVLAVECNCGQRLMDQRQIQQLADALGERRLQLVQLVTERRQTAIAAATLGYSVQQSKPLLSPLIEPDAAVSPLYLKTTLRSGIEICHGASVIVVGDVNAGASIIAAGDIIVWGRLRGVAHAGAKGNDQARIFTLEMAATQLRIADLVARTPEPPNPPYPEVAYATAQGIQIAPALRHTLNPF encoded by the coding sequence TTGCCGGAGGTTTTAATGGAGGATATGGCGCTCCCCCCCGCGTCTGAGCCGGAGGGTTCTGCGGTAGCCGAATCGGCTGAGCTGTTAGACCCCTCAGACAGCCTTGAGGCCACACCAGAAATTGGCCTAGAGTACACCCCCGACGGCATGAAGCTTACCCTGCCGGAGCATCTGGAATGGGTCGATTTATGGCCACAACTTCAGGTTTGCCTCGAAGCACAAGAACAGCTTTGGTCCGGAGTGCTGGCGGTGGAGTGCAACTGTGGTCAGCGGCTGATGGATCAACGCCAGATTCAACAGTTGGCGGATGCCCTTGGGGAACGACGGCTGCAACTGGTGCAGTTGGTCACCGAGCGACGGCAAACGGCGATCGCCGCGGCCACCCTTGGCTACAGCGTGCAGCAGAGCAAGCCCCTGTTGTCCCCCTTAATTGAACCGGATGCTGCGGTCAGTCCCCTCTATTTGAAAACCACCCTGCGCTCAGGGATAGAAATTTGCCACGGTGCCAGCGTCATTGTGGTGGGGGACGTGAACGCTGGTGCCAGTATTATTGCCGCCGGAGATATTATTGTTTGGGGGCGGTTGCGGGGGGTTGCCCATGCGGGTGCTAAGGGAAATGATCAAGCCCGCATTTTCACCCTCGAGATGGCGGCAACTCAACTGCGCATTGCCGATTTGGTTGCCCGCACACCAGAGCCGCCCAACCCGCCCTATCCTGAGGTGGCCTACGCCACAGCCCAAGGCATTCAAATTGCTCCAGCGCTGCGGCACACTTTAAATCCGTTCTAA
- a CDS encoding DUF3148 domain-containing protein gives MGQSFSVGDRVRLIELPAYVKTAEPMPMLRPASVLTLGEEGIILGQQPGNYWAVRLERGAFLLEAKYLERI, from the coding sequence ATGGGACAATCGTTTTCTGTTGGCGATCGCGTCCGTTTAATTGAATTACCGGCCTACGTCAAAACGGCTGAACCGATGCCCATGCTCCGTCCGGCGAGTGTCCTCACCCTTGGCGAGGAAGGGATCATTCTAGGACAGCAACCCGGCAATTATTGGGCGGTTCGCTTAGAGCGAGGCGCTTTTTTACTAGAGGCCAAGTATTTAGAACGGATTTAA
- a CDS encoding phosphodiester glycosidase family protein has translation MLSIPVVSALATLQYSTHLVDHTQVHMVAAPMAEYAVVMTEVGANAQETYLETTAAFARRTGAVAAMNTNFFRWLHGNSLRSWQDYQDWIMRRISPEGIGYSALRQTCLTGRGTIPAGVLGAYIVNGNVVRPYDGGYRAMVNFPATGGIEFYEGEVPANAFNVVSGSQQLLRGGQKLPVNASDRTSPKAILGRRNNEYVFVVSDGRGNGGSPGVSFTELQAFLLQQGVTEATAVDGGESATLVVEGAVKNYPNDQFCALARVVPAPTLSFVNPQEQAREAAMAMGRSLRPVGANIGLVPRTPSQERPELSFWQKLRQRELWRKVIARLRAWRNWV, from the coding sequence ATGCTGAGCATACCTGTTGTTTCCGCCTTGGCCACACTCCAGTACTCCACCCATCTGGTGGATCACACCCAAGTGCATATGGTGGCGGCACCCATGGCCGAGTATGCGGTGGTCATGACCGAAGTGGGCGCTAATGCTCAAGAGACGTATCTAGAAACAACGGCAGCCTTTGCCCGTCGTACAGGTGCGGTGGCGGCCATGAATACGAACTTTTTTCGCTGGTTGCACGGTAACTCCCTGCGTTCATGGCAAGACTATCAAGACTGGATTATGAGGCGCATCAGCCCCGAAGGCATTGGCTATAGCGCCCTGCGCCAAACCTGCTTAACCGGACGGGGCACGATTCCGGCAGGGGTGCTCGGTGCTTACATCGTCAACGGTAACGTGGTGCGCCCCTACGATGGCGGCTACCGGGCCATGGTCAACTTCCCTGCCACCGGGGGCATTGAATTTTATGAGGGGGAAGTTCCCGCCAATGCCTTTAATGTGGTTAGTGGGTCGCAACAGTTGCTCAGAGGCGGTCAAAAACTGCCAGTGAATGCTAGCGATCGCACCTCTCCCAAGGCCATTCTGGGGCGGCGCAATAATGAATACGTTTTTGTGGTGAGTGATGGGCGCGGCAATGGCGGCTCCCCGGGTGTCTCATTTACGGAATTACAGGCGTTTTTACTCCAGCAGGGGGTTACGGAGGCCACGGCGGTGGATGGCGGTGAGTCGGCCACATTGGTCGTAGAAGGAGCCGTCAAAAACTATCCCAACGATCAGTTTTGTGCCTTAGCACGGGTTGTACCCGCACCCACCCTCTCCTTTGTTAATCCCCAAGAACAGGCTCGCGAAGCGGCAATGGCCATGGGGCGATCGCTACGACCCGTCGGTGCCAACATTGGCTTGGTGCCCCGTACCCCGTCTCAGGAGCGGCCTGAACTCTCCTTTTGGCAGAAACTGCGGCAGCGGGAGTTGTGGCGCAAGGTCATCGCCCGTCTGCGGGCATGGCGCAATTGGGTGTGA
- a CDS encoding Ycf66 family protein, whose amino-acid sequence MTHFFFSPLLGQIVNVGLGPAGILGIGLAVAGALLYFLRSIRPELARDHDIFFAAVALLCGGILFFQGWRLDPILLFGQFLLTGTAAFFAYESIRLRRVATEQARRNTPIVDEERPVSRSYTYRAELEELDPYDEEEDEDYPPVRRIRGTREVSRSRYEEEEDFEDSPPVGRLPSRRSGASPRPTTAPPERPVRRPPSRRPRSTPPTPPADDIVDEPYRPPTRPPSRRPPTSPAPETSDRPRRRRPPPPSRREVTNDGSEYVPYQPIDRPPIDEQDNSANFDDDQ is encoded by the coding sequence ATGACACACTTCTTTTTCTCTCCACTCCTTGGCCAAATTGTTAATGTTGGACTCGGCCCTGCCGGTATTTTGGGCATTGGGTTAGCGGTGGCGGGGGCACTCCTGTACTTCCTGCGCTCAATTCGACCCGAGCTAGCCCGCGATCACGATATTTTCTTTGCGGCGGTGGCGCTCCTGTGTGGGGGCATTCTCTTTTTTCAGGGGTGGCGCCTTGACCCAATTCTGTTGTTTGGTCAGTTCTTGCTGACGGGAACAGCGGCCTTCTTTGCCTACGAAAGCATTCGTCTGCGGCGGGTTGCCACCGAACAAGCGCGGCGCAACACCCCAATTGTGGACGAAGAGCGCCCTGTCAGTCGTAGCTACACCTACCGTGCCGAACTCGAGGAACTCGACCCCTACGACGAAGAAGAGGATGAGGACTACCCACCCGTGCGCCGTATTCGCGGTACCCGCGAGGTGTCACGTTCCCGCTACGAGGAGGAGGAGGATTTTGAAGATAGCCCTCCCGTGGGTCGCCTGCCCTCCCGTCGCAGTGGTGCCAGTCCCCGCCCAACAACGGCACCGCCAGAGCGGCCTGTGCGTCGTCCCCCCTCCCGCCGTCCCCGTTCTACCCCCCCTACACCACCGGCGGATGACATTGTGGATGAACCCTACCGTCCGCCAACTCGCCCCCCCAGTCGGCGACCGCCCACTAGTCCGGCTCCAGAAACGAGCGATCGCCCCCGGCGGCGGCGACCCCCTCCGCCGTCTCGCCGCGAGGTTACCAATGATGGGAGTGAGTACGTACCCTACCAACCCATTGATCGCCCGCCCATTGATGAGCAGGATAACTCAGCCAACTTTGACGATGACCAATAG